The nucleotide sequence ACCTTGGTGAAAGATTTGGCGATAAGCTAAGCAAATTTAAATAAGCATATGTTAAGGAGCCTGCCAATTTGGTGGGCTTCTTTGTTTTCTGCGATGATGCATGGCAACTTTGCACATACTATCCTCTAAAGGAGGTGGTGAACTGTGAATCCCATGTTCATCGCAATTTTTTTGTGGTTGGCAGCGGTCATATTATGGTGGTGTGGATGGCGTGCTGAAAATGAAAGCTACGTGTCACAGAAGGCTGTCGCAATCGCCTTATTCGCTTGGCCTTTTATGATGAATGTGCATATTAGAGCATCGACAACATGGCTCATCCATGGCGGGTGGATCTGGATGCTTGTCATTGCTCTTGTGCTGCTGTGGAAGTTGGAAAGAAGTATAGGATGGCTTGCAAGCTCAACCGGTCTCCTGCTTGGAGCGATAGAGCTGCTTTTGCATCGTATGGTCGTGTTACCGAAAGGTACATTAATTGTTATCGCTTCATGGGGTTCAGCAATATTTATCGGCCTGCTTGCATCATTACTTTTACGAGGGGTTGCTTCCCAAATCGTAGCGATTTCGCTTGGCATCCTACTTCTTGTTGCGTATAACGGGTTTACAGAGACGGCTTGGGTACCGATGGCGGATTGGTGGATCGCATTGTTCTCGGTGAGATTTTTTGGGTTGTTACTGAAAACTTTCGCACAGTGGCTCAAGATTCTGAATGCTCAGTCCAATTGGAATAGACGGAGGCAACGATCATAATGTTCTCCTGGCTGAATACTCACTTAGACACTGCATCGGTAATCATTGGAACTACCTTCGGATTATTAGCTAGGGTGCTGATGCTGCGAAGTGATTATCGTCAGTACCCAGCATACCCGCATGGAAAAGTTATTCATCTTTCTCTCGGATTGATAGCAGGTGCACTGGGTGCAGTTGCAGTTCCGGCACTGTTCAATAAAGACTATACGGCGATAACATTTTTAGCGCTTGCAGCGCAACAATTTCGTGAAGTTCGTAATATGGAACGCAATACACTGACGAAAATCGATCAATTAGAATTGGTCCCGCGCGGTGTCGCTTATATTGAAGGAATTGCTGTTGTGTTCGAAGGGCGCAATTACTTAGCCATTCTTACAGCTTTCATGGCTAGTTTGTTCGTTATGCTTATCGGTTGGTGGTGTGGCATCATCGTCGGGATACTTTGCATCGGTGTCGTATTTCGACTTATGCGAGGGACGACAATTAAAGTAATTGCACAGATCGAGCGAGCGGATGTGGTTTTTGATGGACCCAACCTCTATGTGGGCGATGTCTATATGATGAATGTAGGGCTTGATGAAAATCGGGACATTATTGCACATGAAGGGATGGGTTTTATACTGACACCGAAAAATGATGACGCAAAGGTTACAATTGCGAATCTAGGGCAGCGGCAAGCCATATTGTATGATGTGTCCACAAGATTAGGTGTTTATCGTGACGATGGAGATCCGATGCTGCTCCCCATCAGCAAGCTTGGCCTTCGAACAGGTAAGCTAGGATTGCTTGTGCTACCTCGTGAGAAGGATTGGGATAAAGCCATTGAGGCCGTTAATAGTGTCCCGCTCTTAGAATCCGCTGTTCGAAAGCCAACGGTTGCGAATCGCAAAAGCACGCAGGAGGGGTAATAGAATGGCCAATATCGTTGGTATCGTGACGACAAACCGTGAGAGCGTTGGAGGAGGAACGCCGATCTTTTTTACGCAGGATGCACAACAATTGCAGCAGGTTAGCCACCTGCTCGAGAAGGTATTAGATTGTGCCGCACATCAGGTGAATGACGCTTTATTCATTATTGTGAATCGGAAATAGCGGATTTTGTTAGCCAAGGCGCTTGATTTTTGTTATGATAAAGGTTGTGATTGTTTTTAGAAGCTGAGGAGTGGGAACTTATGGCACGACCCGTTATAGCAATTGTTGGCCGGCCGAATGTCGGGAAATCAACGATATTTAACCGGATCATTGGAGATCGACTAGCTATTGTCGAAGATAAACCGGGGATTACACGCGATCGAATATATGGCACTGGCGAATGGATTGGACGTACTTTTAGTGTTATTGACACTGGGGGTATTGAAATAGATGGAGATGATAAGATGCTCGTTTCGATTCGTGCGCAAGCTGAGCTTGCTATCGAAGAAGCGGACGTCATTATCTTCATGGCGGATGCAAAAGCTGGTGTAACGAATGCGGATGAAGAAGTTGCGCAGTTGCTGTTCCGTTCAGGTAAGCCGATCGTATTAGCGGTTAACAAAGTTGATAATCTGCAGCGTATGGACGATATTTATGAATTTTATGGACTTGGCTTTGGCGAGCCTGTTGCGCTATCTGGTTCCCATGGAACGGGTATCGGCGATTTGCTCGATGCTGCTGTTCATAAGCTTCCGGTTACTGAAGACGAAGAATACGAAGCTGATATTATTAAGGTTGCTTTGATTGGTCGTCCGAACGTAGGGAAATCGTCGCTGATCAATGCGATTTTGGGTGAAGAACGAGTTATTGTTAGTCCTGTTGCAGGCACAACGCGCGACGCGATCGACACACCTTTCGAAAAGGATGGGCAAAGATATGTGCTCATCGACACTGCTGGCATGCGGAAGCGCGGCAAAGTGTATGAATCCACTGAAAAGTATAGTGTTATGCGTGCGATGAAGGCGATTGAACGAGCAGATGTCGTGCTTGTCGTTATCAACGGTGAAGAAGGTATAATTGAGCAAGATAAACATATTGCAGGCTATGCACATGAGAATGGCAAGGCAGCGATCTTCGTCGTGAATAAGTGGGATATTGTCGAGAAGGATGATAAGACGATGCAACGCTTTACAACGACGATTCGAGACCATTTCCTATTCATGTCTTATGCGCCAATCGTATATTTATCTGCTAAGACGAAGCAACGGCTTACGAAGCTGTTTCCAGTCATTAACCATGTGGCTGAGCAACATTCACGCCGAGTGCCGACACACGTTCTCAATGACGTTATTTCTGATGCAGTAGCTATGACTCCTCCACCTACGGATAAAGGGAAGAGATTGCGCATTAACTATGTGACTCAAGTTGCAGTTAAGCCGCCAACGCTGCTTATTTTTGTTAATGAGCCAGAGTTGATGCACTTTTCGTACGAACGTTATTTGGAAAATAAAATTCGTGCTGTATTCGAGTTTGAAGGAACGCCGCTGCGCTTGTTCGCACGACGCAAGTCGGATCAGGAATAGGGGAAAAAGAATTGCTTACGTCGATCATTGCCATTGTGCTTAGTTATTTGATTGGCTCGATTTCATTTAGTATTTTGTTCGCACGTTGGTTACGAAAAATCGATATTCGTCAGCATGGAAGTGGAAATGCTGGCGCAACGAACACGTTGCGAGTGTTAGGTGTAGGTCCGGCGATTTGCGTGTTTTTGCTTGATGCAGTTAAAGGGATTGTAGCTGTTCTACTTGGACTATGGCTAGGCGACGATCAAAGCTGGATTCCAGTCTTGTGTGGTCTATTAGCGATTGCTGGTCATAATTGGCCGATTTACTTCCGATTTAAAGGGGGTAAAGGGATCGCAACCACCGTTGGTGTTTTGGCAACGCTTGCGTTCTTTCCTACTTTAATTGCGGGTATAACTGCTATTATCATCATTACATTAACGCGATACGTATCATTGGGCTCGCTAATTTTTGCAGTTTTACTTCCTATTCTAGTGTTTTGCTTTGGGTTTGATTCGGCGCGCTTCTGGGGTGCTTTGATGATTGCTGTACTTGCAATCGTTCGTCACCGCAAAAATATCGTGAAATTAATTCAAGGTACAGAAAATAAGCTCGGACGCAGCAAAAAGGGTGAACCTCATGGTGCATAAAAAAGTAGCAGTACTCGTTGCAGGAAGCTGGGGTACTGCGTTAGCACGCGTATTGGCTGACAATCGGTGCGCTGTGCAATTATGGACAAGGAACGCAGCTCAAGCGGAAGAAATTAATACGACACATCGCAACGAGAAGTATTTGCCTCATGCAGAGCTGCCAAAGGGGATAAGAGCGACGACAGATTTGGCGGAAGCTGTTCAAGATGCTGAAGCGATTTTGTTCGTTGCTCCTTCCATTGCGATGCGGGAAGTCGCTAAGCTGGCTGCTCCATATGTACATAAAGATGCGTTAATCCTTCATGCAACGAAAGGGTTTGAGGGCGAATCGTTGAAGCGGATGTCTACAGTGATATCTGAGGAATTAGGGCGACCAGAAGGTGATATCGTCGTACTGTCTGGACCTAGCCATGCGGAGGAAGTCGTTAATCGGTTACCGACAACAATCGTCGTTGCTTCATCGGATATTGCTCGTGCAGAAGCTGCACAAGACTTATTTATGAATAATACTTATTTCCGAGTTTATACGAATCCTGATCAAATTGGTGTAGAGACGGCGGGGGCAATTAAGAACATTATTGCGCTAGGAGCAGGGTTATCTGACGGTCTTGGCTTTGGCGACAATGCGAAGGCAGCGCTCATTACACGAGGCTTGGCAGAGATTGCACGCTTAGGCACAGCGATGGGTGCCAATCCGATGACCTTCGCTGGTCTTGCGGGCATTGGAGATCTGATCGTAACTTGTACGAGTCAGCACAGTCGCAACTGGCGTGCAGGCTCGATGCTCGCTCAAGGACTTGAGCTTGAGCAGGTGCTTGAGCAAATGGGTATGGTCGTAGAAGGCGTTCGTACGACGAAAGCAGCGCACGCACTTGCAGCAAAGTACAATGTTGAGATGCCGATAACAGATCAACTCTTTTCCGTATTATTCCAAGGATCATCACCTGAACGTGCTGTCGGTGCATTGATGGGTCGTGTTCGCACTCACGAAATCGAGGAGATTGCCTCTGCGACTCCAAGCAAGTGGCTACGTTAATTAACGGGTTTCTGTAGCCCACACGCATCGAACACTCTTCTCATAGGATAGATTGCGAATATCCGGAGGAGGGGTAGTATGGATAACAAATTTTCGAAGGACATCCTAGGCGCAGTTAATAAGAAAACAGGAAAAAATATATCCGAAGGCGCAATCAAAAAAATTGCGAGCAACGTAAACTCAGGAACGCTTCAAAGTGAAGTACAAATCCGTAATTTGATTAAGCAAGTATCGGCAATGGCGAAAGTTCCTGTATCGGAAGAGACGACCAAGGAAATCATTAACGCCGTCAAGAAAAGCGGGATGAGCTTGAACAACTTGGAATCTCTTGTGAAGATGATGATTAAGAAGTAAGGTGTAACTATATCATACGATCAAAAATCAGCTTCACTGTCCTTGGATGGTGAAGCTGGTTTTCTGAGTCTTGAAGAAGGTTACCGAATTTCCTGTATATTTGGAGTAATTGCTGCGAAAATACAACATTTTATTGGGAACAGCGCTCGTTCTAGGTTGACGGAGCGGATGTAGGTTCCATTATTCATGGTGGATATCCTGTCCGCTATAAGTAAATAGGGCAATGCGGAGTTTATACTCTGCATTGCCCACGATTAACAATAATGATTACATTCTACCAGCCATTCGCTTTGGAATCGTCCAAGCGGTGTAAGCAGCCAATGCGATCCAAAGGATATCATAACCTTCAAACATATCAGTAAAGCTAGTTTCGCCTGCTAGACTGATGCCAAGCTTTTTCTCGAGATCATTAATAAGCATTGTGTAGTGTATGTATTTTCCTGCAATTACACCGCCGATTCCGAACACGACAGAAAGGATTAGGTGGTTTTGAATAAGATCCTTCTTAGCCATGAAAGCGACAGCAAAACCGACAAGTGCTCCAATTCCCCATGCTAAGATTCCTAACTCTCTCTCTGAATAAAACGAGATGAGGCCCCATGCGACAGCACCAACTACGGCTGCAGCTGCTGCACCGATGACTACTTTACCCATGACAGGCTGCGGTTCCGGTGCTGTTTCAGGCTCGGTAACTACAGCATTCAATTGTTCATTTTCCACAAAATCACCTATTCCCCTCTAAAATGGTTTTATATTTGGACTTTATTATCTTCTACACATTACATGATTTTCCTTTATTTCCATAGCGAACTTAGCAGAATTTTGTCTTCCTGCGTTGAGGATGGTATGAGTAGCATTTGACGTTTCCTGCTTTGTGGCTTACCTAAGATGAGCCTAGAAGTCGGGTGGCTTTCCCTCGCCTATAATCTGCTCAAACGAGCAGCGATTGACGACAAACGTAGAATGGCGAAACAGGAATGATCCCTGTTTCGCCACTCAATTTGTTCAAAGCGTCCATACTTTTACTTGAACTGTCGTTACGGCTCGATCCCCCATTGAAGAGTTCCGGAGATGTAGCCTGTCATCTTGGTCCAATCAGCGTAGCTGGAGCCTGTCGTGCTGAAGGAGTAGTCATTTGACTGGTTGTAGTTGCTCCAGTCGCTGCGTGCGAAGCGAATTTGAATCTCGGCTGAGTCGCCTGCCGCTAGCGAGCCAGCTGCGCTCGTGAAGCCGATTTCCAAATAGGTGTCAGCATTCGTCTTCGCAGTCGCCATCGTTACAAAAGTACCGGTGACGTTCGTGCTTCCGACATGCGACCAATCGCACCAGAATGCTTGTGAAGTCGTAGCATCAGCCGTGTAGTAATAGCGAAGCTTCACGTTGGCCATAGAAATTGCCGTTGTGCCTGTGTTAATGATTTTGATACGAGGGTTGATCGTGTTGCTAGATGCAGTCGTGGTGCCGCTGTACATTTGGATTTTAAAGCTGCCACTCGTTGTCGATGTCGTATCGACAATTGAAACAGCGAGCGTAGCGGCTGTGCCGGCGCTGAAGTTGAACGTTAGCGTCGTCGTACCGACTGATTGTGCAGCCAAGTAGCTTTTCTTAATCGTCACAGCTGTACCGGATATCGTGTAATCTGTACCAGATACGAGAGTTGCCGTACCGTTCTTGACGCTAGAGAGTGTATTGCCATTAAGCGTCATCGTAACAGCAATATCGGCTTGGTTAGCTGTTTTCTTATCGAACGATGCCGTCGTCGGAGTAATGGACGAATTATTTACCGTCGACGTCGTATCGACAATTGATACAGCGAGAGTAGCGGCTGTGCCGGCGCTGAAGTTGAACGTTAGCGTCGTCGTACCTACTGATCGTGCAGCCAAGTAGCTTTTCTTAATTGTCACAGTTGTACCGGATGTCGTGTAGTCCGTACCGGATACGAGAGTTGCTGTACCATTCTTGACGCTAGAGAGTGTATTGCCATTAAGCATCATCGTAACAGCAATATCGGCTTGGTTAGCCGTTTTCTTATCGAACGATGCCGTCGTCGGAGTAATGGACGAATTATTTACCGTCGACGTTGTATCGATAATAGAGACAGCGAGCGTAGCGGCTGTACCAGCGCTGAAGTTGAACGTTAGCGTCGTCGTACCGACTGATCGTGCAGCCAAGTAGCTTTTCTTAATTGTCACAGCTGTACCGGTTATCGTGTAATCTGTACCAGATACGAGAGTTGCCGTACCGTTCTTGACACTAGAGAATGTATTGCCATTAAGCGTCATCGTAACAGCAATATCGGCTTGGTTTGCTGTTTTCTTATCGAACGATGCCGTCGTCGGAGTAATTGTGGAGTTGTTGATGGTCGTCGTACTTGGATCTGCGTAGAATATGCCACGTCCGTTTGTACCCAGGTAGACGCGTCCGTAGATGCGCGGATCACCTGTAATCACGCTGTTCGTAACGCCATATTGATGCTGATCATCATTAATGCGTACCCATGAAGCACCTGCATCGTCGGAGCGGTAAATGCCTCGTACGTTGTCAATCTTCGCCGATGAGTAGATCGCCGGATACGTCTGACCCGTCGCTGCTTTACCAAAACCGACAACATCAGCCTCTTGAACGTTGGAGAGCTTCGTGAACGAAGTACCATTGTTCGTGGAATGCCATAGACCGTATACGGTTGTATCAGTTCCTCCTGCAATCCACACATCGCCTTCAATACCGAACACTGATTTCAGATTACCTGTATCCGGTAATCCAATTGCAGCAGTCTGCGTGAAGGAGACTCCGGCATTCGTACTGATGTAGAATTTGCCTGCAGAGAGGGCGTAGAACTTGTTTTTGTTCATACGGTCGGAAACGATTTTAGCACCTGCGGGTACACCTGTGCTTGCTGTCCAAGAGTTGCCGCCGACGGAGTAGAACACGCCGATGTCGGATGTGCTCCACAGTAGTGAACTACCGTCAGCAGAGACTGCGATCTGGCCACCGCCTGTTGTCCCTGCTGGCTCGTTCGGATTGTACCAGTTGCTGCCGCCGTCATAAGAGAATGCGATCGATTTGTTGCTCGCATTCGCTTGTTTGTCAGCAAAACCGACGCGGGCCATAAACGTCGGATTCGATTGCGCGAAGTCGATACTTGTTGTGCTGCTCGGATTCGTTAGCATCTTGGACGGAGCGACCGTCAGATCGGTGTGGCGGAAGCCGGACACATCGCCCACCGCGCTAATAAGCGGTGCACCAGAAGGAGGACTGACCAAATCATTAACGGCCATTTCTTCAAGATTTTTCGCCATGACCGAAATGTTGACCTTCGTACTCGTTCCCCAACTAAGCAGGTTGTTCGTGCCATAGATTGTTGCACCAGTTCCGTACATCATCCGGTTTGGATTATGCGGATCGATCTCGATATCGCCGATCATCCAGCCAAGCTTCGGTGTGATCTCCGGGGGCTGAGGGTTCGCGCCAAAGTCGAGCCATGGTGCCGCTGAAATATCTTGCGTATACAGGAGATTACGGTTAGGATAACCGTTCCAAGCCCAGATGCTTGTCCACGTTGCGCCGCCATCGGTTGAACGG is from Candidatus Cohnella colombiensis and encodes:
- a CDS encoding YIEGIA family protein encodes the protein MFSWLNTHLDTASVIIGTTFGLLARVLMLRSDYRQYPAYPHGKVIHLSLGLIAGALGAVAVPALFNKDYTAITFLALAAQQFREVRNMERNTLTKIDQLELVPRGVAYIEGIAVVFEGRNYLAILTAFMASLFVMLIGWWCGIIVGILCIGVVFRLMRGTTIKVIAQIERADVVFDGPNLYVGDVYMMNVGLDENRDIIAHEGMGFILTPKNDDAKVTIANLGQRQAILYDVSTRLGVYRDDGDPMLLPISKLGLRTGKLGLLVLPREKDWDKAIEAVNSVPLLESAVRKPTVANRKSTQEG
- the der gene encoding ribosome biogenesis GTPase Der is translated as MARPVIAIVGRPNVGKSTIFNRIIGDRLAIVEDKPGITRDRIYGTGEWIGRTFSVIDTGGIEIDGDDKMLVSIRAQAELAIEEADVIIFMADAKAGVTNADEEVAQLLFRSGKPIVLAVNKVDNLQRMDDIYEFYGLGFGEPVALSGSHGTGIGDLLDAAVHKLPVTEDEEYEADIIKVALIGRPNVGKSSLINAILGEERVIVSPVAGTTRDAIDTPFEKDGQRYVLIDTAGMRKRGKVYESTEKYSVMRAMKAIERADVVLVVINGEEGIIEQDKHIAGYAHENGKAAIFVVNKWDIVEKDDKTMQRFTTTIRDHFLFMSYAPIVYLSAKTKQRLTKLFPVINHVAEQHSRRVPTHVLNDVISDAVAMTPPPTDKGKRLRINYVTQVAVKPPTLLIFVNEPELMHFSYERYLENKIRAVFEFEGTPLRLFARRKSDQE
- the plsY gene encoding glycerol-3-phosphate 1-O-acyltransferase PlsY, coding for MLTSIIAIVLSYLIGSISFSILFARWLRKIDIRQHGSGNAGATNTLRVLGVGPAICVFLLDAVKGIVAVLLGLWLGDDQSWIPVLCGLLAIAGHNWPIYFRFKGGKGIATTVGVLATLAFFPTLIAGITAIIIITLTRYVSLGSLIFAVLLPILVFCFGFDSARFWGALMIAVLAIVRHRKNIVKLIQGTENKLGRSKKGEPHGA
- a CDS encoding NAD(P)H-dependent glycerol-3-phosphate dehydrogenase: MHKKVAVLVAGSWGTALARVLADNRCAVQLWTRNAAQAEEINTTHRNEKYLPHAELPKGIRATTDLAEAVQDAEAILFVAPSIAMREVAKLAAPYVHKDALILHATKGFEGESLKRMSTVISEELGRPEGDIVVLSGPSHAEEVVNRLPTTIVVASSDIARAEAAQDLFMNNTYFRVYTNPDQIGVETAGAIKNIIALGAGLSDGLGFGDNAKAALITRGLAEIARLGTAMGANPMTFAGLAGIGDLIVTCTSQHSRNWRAGSMLAQGLELEQVLEQMGMVVEGVRTTKAAHALAAKYNVEMPITDQLFSVLFQGSSPERAVGALMGRVRTHEIEEIASATPSKWLR
- a CDS encoding stage VI sporulation protein F encodes the protein MDNKFSKDILGAVNKKTGKNISEGAIKKIASNVNSGTLQSEVQIRNLIKQVSAMAKVPVSEETTKEIINAVKKSGMSLNNLESLVKMMIKK
- a CDS encoding X2-like carbohydrate binding domain-containing protein encodes the protein MVDTTSTVNNSSITPTTASFDKKTANQADIAVTMTLNGNTLSSVKNGTATLVSGTDYTISGTAVTIKKSYLAAQSVGTTTLTFNFSAGTAATLAVSIVDTTSTTSGSFKIQMYSGTTTASSNTINPRIKIINTGTTAISMANVKLRYYYTADATTSQAFWCDWSHVGSTNVTGTFVTMATAKTNADTYLEIGFTSAAGSLAAGDSAEIQIRFARSDWSNYNQSNDYSFSTTGSSYADWTKMTGYISGTLQWGIEP